The Cydia amplana chromosome 21, ilCydAmpl1.1, whole genome shotgun sequence genome includes a window with the following:
- the LOC134657924 gene encoding uncharacterized protein LOC134657924 isoform X2, which produces MAQLKELKANRGYVKGAISRLETFCTSNEFATATLEVLAQKKERVLKAFNDYEAYNRAILAIEPEDGESYELYESKCDLCIATLNTRLHPAEPPAAQTTASTSSGLEAEKRAIALEATMTEEPKKPVKSVVSAAAATGVSCVPVCVPAADTCGSIFGEDEVRSYCRRGAALPCWQEVYK; this is translated from the exons ATGGCTCAGCTAAAGGAATTAAAGGCCAATCGGGGATATGTAAAAGGGGCGATTAGTAGGTTAGAAACATTTTGTACCTCAAACGAATTCGCGACAGCAACACTTGAAGTGCTTGCTCAAAAAAAGGAAAGGGTGCTTAAAGCATTTAATGATTACGAAGCGTACAATAGAGCAATCCTTGCTATTGAGCCTGAGGATGGTGAGTCGTATGAATTGTACGAATCTAAATGCGATTTGTGTATCGCCACGTTAAATACGCGTCTACATCCTGCGGAACCACCTGCGGCACAGACTACTGCATCGACATCTTCCGGACTAGAAgcag AAAAAAGAGCAATTGCGTTGGAAGCCACAATGACGGAAGAGCCGAAGAAGCCGGTGAAATCTGTTGTAAGTGCAGCAGCTGCCACTGGAGTCTCAT GCGTTCCAGTATGTGTGCCGGCAGCTGACACCTGTGGGTCCATATTTGGTGAAGACGAGGTTCGGTCATATTGTAGGCGGGGCGCTGCCCTTCCCTGCTGGCAAGAGGTCTATAAGTAA
- the LOC134657924 gene encoding uncharacterized protein LOC134657924 isoform X1: protein MAQLKELKANRGYVKGAISRLETFCTSNEFATATLEVLAQKKERVLKAFNDYEAYNRAILAIEPEDGESYELYESKCDLCIATLNTRLHPAEPPAAQTTASTSSGLEAGKFKKLPCINIKTFDGQSVMDYHPFINMFKAVIDMDAKLSSCEKLYYLRSFLAGGALDLIKHLMLTNENYEVALKLIDDRYNNIPKIINFHVNSIIDMPVLTKCTASGLRSIVSTVNMHLAALRNLNEKVEFWDTILVNILSRKIDSYTYRGFHLERDMKEVPNLCELLTFLEKRAIALEATMTEEPKKPVKSVVSAAAATGVSCVPVCVPAADTCGSIFGEDEVRSYCRRGAALPCWQEVYK from the exons ATGGCTCAGCTAAAGGAATTAAAGGCCAATCGGGGATATGTAAAAGGGGCGATTAGTAGGTTAGAAACATTTTGTACCTCAAACGAATTCGCGACAGCAACACTTGAAGTGCTTGCTCAAAAAAAGGAAAGGGTGCTTAAAGCATTTAATGATTACGAAGCGTACAATAGAGCAATCCTTGCTATTGAGCCTGAGGATGGTGAGTCGTATGAATTGTACGAATCTAAATGCGATTTGTGTATCGCCACGTTAAATACGCGTCTACATCCTGCGGAACCACCTGCGGCACAGACTACTGCATCGACATCTTCCGGACTAGAAgcaggtaaatttaaaaaacttccgtgcattaatattaaaacttttGATGGCCAGAGTGTGATGGACTATCACCCATTTATAAATATGTTCAAAGCTGTCATTGATATGGATGCAAAATTGAGCTCCtgcgaaaaactgtactatttACGGTCGTTTTTGGCAGGAGGAGCTTTAGATTTGATAAAGCATTTAATGCTTACAAATGAAAACTATGAGGTAGCCTTAAAACTCATTGACGATAGGTACAACAACAtaccaaaaattataaattttcatgTCAACAGTATTATTGACatgccagttttgacaaaatgtACAGCTTCTGGGCTGCGTTCCATAGTGTCAACTGTAAATATGCATCTTGCAGCATTAAGAAACTTGAATGAAAAAGTTGAGTTCTGGGATACTATATTGGTCAATATTTTGTCTAGGAAGATTGATTCCTACACTTATCGTGGATTTCATCTTGAGCGTGATATGAAAGAGGTTCCTAACTTGTGTGAATTGCTTACTTTCCTAGAAAAAAGAGCAATTGCGTTGGAAGCCACAATGACGGAAGAGCCGAAGAAGCCGGTGAAATCTGTTGTAAGTGCAGCAGCTGCCACTGGAGTCTCAT GCGTTCCAGTATGTGTGCCGGCAGCTGACACCTGTGGGTCCATATTTGGTGAAGACGAGGTTCGGTCATATTGTAGGCGGGGCGCTGCCCTTCCCTGCTGGCAAGAGGTCTATAAGTAA